The nucleotide window AGCTCTGCTTCATCTGTATAGTTTATGCGTAAGGGTAGATTACTGAATCGTGTTATTTTTTTGATCGCTGTGACCGGCGTGGTCAGAGTGCCCGGTATTACCTCGACCCCAACAGTAGGAGGAGCGGGTCGATCAAAAATCGATATCAGGCGTTTGAACGCTTTCTTTGGAGTTAGCCATATACTCGCCCCTCGCATATGGCCTGTGGGGTCTTGATAATTGACCGGGTCACCTTCGCAAAAAGCGTAAGCGTTGAGCCCGCCCTGCTCAAACGGGCTGAGGTGGTCCGGAGCATGGAAGCGCATCAGAACAGGACTATAGCTGCGGTAGCCTTGGCCCAACGCATAGGCGCGGGCGGCAAGATCATATCGCTCACCATTAAAGCCAAGCACAGCGTTCTGGTTTGTGTAGTTATTACTCTGCCCATATGGGCAGTACGTAAACATTGCTACTGACACAGGGCTGGCCTCGCAAGACGGTCTGCCTCAGTCTTGATGTTTGCAAGGCCATGCACAACTAGCAGAATTATCAGTACCCGTCTTTGAGGTCAGCCGGCTTCGGAGAAGTCCACCATACGCACTGGGCGGCGGAAACCGGCAGTCAGCGCCGCCAGATACGCCAACCCCAGCGCAAACCAGCACAACCCGATCACCAGCGTCAGCGCCGACAGGCTCGTCCACAGCCACAGTGTCAGCCCCAATCCCACCAGTGGCACCACGCCATAGCTCAGCAGCCCCTTGGCATCCCGCTGGCTTGCATCGTCCATCAGGTGCGTCTTCACCACCGCCAGGTTCACCGCCGAGAACGCCACCAGCGCGCCGAAGCTGATCAGCGAGGCGAGGGTAGCCAGGTCGATCACCAGCGCCAGCAGCGAGAAGGCTGACACCAGCAAGATAGCGAACACTGGCGTACCAAAGCGCGGCGACAGGTAGCCGAAGCTACGGCGTGGCAGCACGTTGTCGCGGCCCATGGTGAACAGGATGCGCGACACCGCCGCCTGCGAGGCCAGCGCCGAACCCAGGCTGCCTGCAACATAAGCGGCGGTGAAGAAGTTGGTAAGGAACTGCCCGCCAGCCTTGAACATCACTTCGTTGGCCGCCGCATCGGCATTGGCGAAGCTGCTGCCCGGCAGCACCAGTTGGCTGACGTAGGCCAGCAGGGTGAACAGCAAGCCGGCAAACAGGGTGGTGAGGATGATCGCCCGTGGCACGTCGCGGCGTGCGTCGCGGCATTCTTCGGCCAGGGTCGATACGGCGTCGAAGCCGAGGAACGACAGGCACAGCACCGCTGCGCCAGCCATCAAGTGACCGAAGCCTGGTTTGCTGCCGTCACCCAGCAGCGGCGACAGCAGATCGAGCGGCTGGCCGGCGAGTGTCTGGCAGGACAGCGCGACAAACACGCCGATAAATACGATCTGCGCGCCGACGATCAGGTTGCTGGTCTTGGCCACCGAGTTGATGCCGACCACGTTCAGCACTGTCACCAGGGCGATGCAGGCGAGTACGAAGGCCCAGGCGGGCACTGCCGGGAACGCGATGTTGAGGAACAGGCCGATCAGCAGGTAGTTGATCATCGGCAGGAACAGGTAGTCGAGCAGCAGCGACCAGCCGGCAAGGAAGCCGATATTGGGGCCGAAGGCCATGTTGGTGTAGGAATACGCCGAGCCCGCCACCGGGAAGCGTTTGACCATGAAGCTGTAGGACGCAGCGGTGAACAGCATGGCCACCAGGGTGACCAGGTAGGCGCCGGCGGTGCGGCCACCGGTGAGTTCGGTGACGATGCCGTAGGTGGTGAAGATGGTCAGCGGGACCATGTAGACCAGGCCGAAGAACACCAGGGCGGGGAGGCCGAGAACACGGCGAAGCTGGGCGGGGGTAGAGCTAGGTTGGTTGGCCATTGATCGATCCAGGCTTTTTGTAATTGTGCTTTGATCGATTTTTATCCACTTAGGTGGGGTGTGACAAAGAAGTAATCCTAATGTCGATTATTAGCCAGGGTTTTAATCGGGCTTTACAGTGGCTTCACCGGCCTTATCGCCGGCAAGCCAGCTCCCACAGAATGCCCGCATTGGCCAATGCTTGTGCAGTCCCTGTGGGAGCTGGCTTGCCGGCGATAGGGCCAGTACAGATCAGCCCAGCTCTCCCCGCAGCTCCTCGATCCGCTGGTCCTTCGCCGCCCACAGCTGGTTCACCCAGGCCTGTACGGTCTGCCGGAACTCGGGGTCATTCTCGTAATCGCCCGCCCACAATGCCGGGTCCAGCTCCCGCACCTGAATGTCGATAATCACCCGGCTAATGCTGCCATTGAGCAATGCCCAGAACCCCGGTGCCTGGTTGCCGGGGTACACGATGGTCACGTCCAGCAGTGCATCCAGTTGTTCACCCAACGCCGCCAGCACAAAGGCCACGCCGCCAGCCTTGGGCTTGAGCAGGTAGCGATACGGTGACTGCTGTTCCTGGCGCTTGGTTTCGGTAAACCGGGTGCCTTCCAGGTAGTTGACCACGGTCACTGGCTGACGCTTGAACAGCTCGCAGGCCGCCTTGGTGATCTCCAGGTCCTTGCCCTTGAGCTCGGGGTGCTTTTCCAGAAACGCCTTGCTGTAGCGCTTCATGAACGGGTAATCCAGCCCCCACCAGGCAAGGCCCAGCAGCGGAACCCAGATCAATTCCTTCTTGAGGAAGAACTTGAAGAAAGGCGTGCGGCGGTTGAGGCTTTCGATCAACGCCGGGATATCGACCCAGGTCTGGTGGTTGCTTACCGCAAGATAGGAGGTGTCCTTACGCAGGTTCTCTACGCCGCGGATGTCCCACTCTGTAGGAATGCACAGGGCGAAGATGGCCTTGTCGATTTCCGACCAGGTTTCGGCCACCCACATCACTGCCCACGAGGCATAGTCGCGGCCACGGCCCGGCAGCACCAGCTTGAGCAGGGCAAAGACCAGCAGCGGGCAGATCAACACAACAGTATTGAGCAGCAGCAGAGTGGTGGTAAGAATGCCGGTCAGCAGGCGACGCATAAAGAGACTCTTGTTGTGGGAAATAATCGGCTGGCAATGATAAGCAGGGCAGTGGCCTACGCCAAATGTCCAATGCCCTGCGGCGGCAACAAATGTTTCACATTATGTTGATTAGGCTTGGGACAGCGAACCTATCCTGCCAGTGCAGTCTAAGCACTGACCCTTCTCAAGGAAGCCTGCTTGTGAAATCTCTGTTTGCCATGTTGTCACTGTTGGCGCTGCCAGTAATGGCCGCCGAACCTACAATCTACGGCCGGTACGAGAACATCGCCCTGCCTGAGCTGGGCGAAACCCTGAAGGCCAAGATGGACACCGGTGCCTTCACCGCGTCGCTGTCGGCCAAGGACATTGAGCTGTTCAACCGCGATGGCGACGAGTGGGTACGTTTCCGCTTGGCGACCAAGGACTCGGACGGCAAGGTGTACGAGCACAAGGTCTCGCGCATCAGCAAGATCAAGGGCCGTGCCGATGAAGAGGAAGAGGGCGATGCGCCGGAAATTTCCAAGCGCCCGGTGGTGGACCTGGAGCTGTGCCTGGGTGACGTGAAGCGCACCGTGGAAGTGAACCTGGTGGACCGCAGCAGCTTCAACTACCCGCTGCTGGTGGGGTCCAAGGCGCTGCGTGAGTTCAAGGCCGCGGTCAACCCGGCCAAGAAGTTTACCGCTGGCAAGCCCGATTGCTGATTCAGGCTGCCTGCACTGGCCTCTTCGCGGGCACGCCCGCTTGTATGGTTAGACTTGAAGGGGTGGTGGGACTAAATGCCCGATTCTGACTGTTCACAGCAGTACAGACCGTGGGAGACATCGCCCCACCCCTTCCACCAAAGCGCCGATAAAGAATGCATCGTTTGCAAACGACGATAGAAGCAAGCCAGCGCCTCTTGGTGAAACCCCTTCAAGCCAAAAAACCATAACGTGAGGAGGCTCCCGTGGCAATGCAGGTTGGCAAATTGATCGTCGGTGCGGATGTCGCGAAAGCTGAGTTAGTGATTCATCACGATGATCGCGATGAGATCATCAAGGTGAAAAATACCAAACCAGAAATCAAGAAATGGCTGAAGCAACAGCCTCTCAACACGGCAATTGCTGTTGAGGCGACCAATGTTTACCACCTGGACTTGGTTGAGCTGGCCCATAGCCTGGGTTTCGAGGTCTATGTCATTGATGGATTCCAACTGAGCAACTACCGCAAAAGCGTGGGTGTACGGGTAAAAACGGACCCCACTGATGCTCGGTTGTTGTCCCGTTTTTTGAGAAACGAGGGGGAAGACCTCCGCCCTTGGACTCCCCCTCCCGCCGTCTACGGCAAGCTTCAGAGCCTTCTGCGACGCCGAGCGGCCTTGGTGACTGCCCGCACGGCGATGACTCAGAGCTGGGCTAATGAAGCCCTTTTGAAAGCCGCCTTCACAACCTTTGTAAAATCGATAGACCGGCTGGATTTGTTGATCCAAAAGAAAATTAAAGAAGTGCTGCGCGAAGCAGGGCTGCACGAGCAAGTTGCTCGCTGCCAGGCGGTAGAGGGTATTGGGTTTCTCACGGCCACTGCCTTGGTAATGGCTTTTATGCGGGGCGAGTTCAAGAGCAGTGATTCGTACATTGCATTCCTGGGAATGGATCTACGAGTGATTGATTCTGGGCAGAAGAATGGACGTCGTCGCCTTACCAAGCGAGGCTGCTCAGAAATCCGTCGCCTGCTGCATAACGCGGCGATGTCAGCCAGCCGGACGGCCACTTGGAAAGGGCTCTACGAACAGCATCGCAATGCGGGTAAAGCAACAACCCAGGCGTTGGTAATCCTGGCCAGGAAGCTTGCACGAGTGGCATTCGCCCTGATGAAGAATCAGGACGAATATGTCACCAAGGGTGGGAAAGCGCCTTGCTGAAAACCATAGAATCTCCCACAGGTTAACGCTGCTCTCGAAGGCTGGGCAGTATGTGTAGGAGCTGGCTTGCCTGCGATGGGCCGCAAAGCGGCCCCATGATCTCAGCGCTGAAGCAGATATTGCCGGGGCCGCTCTGCGGCCCTTTCGCGACACAAGGCCGCTCCTACACAATAGTGCGTCGCCATCGACATCTGCACAGGCCGCGCATCCATGCCCCATATCCTCATCGTCGAAGACGAAGCCGCCATCGCCGACACCCTGGTCTACGCCCTGCAGGCCGACGGCCACAGCACCGAATGGGTGACCCTGGGCGGCGCTGCCCTCGACCAGCAGCGCCAGCGCCCGGCCGACCTGATCATCCTCGACATCGGCCTGCCTGACATCAGTGGCTTCGAAACCTGCCGCCAATTGCGCCGTTTCAGCGACGTGCCAGTGATGTTCCTCAGCGCCCGTGATGGTGAAATCGACCGGGTGGTGGGCCTGGAAATTGGTGCCGACGACTACGTGGTCAAACCCTTCAGCCCGCGTGAAGTGGCTGCGCGGGTGCGGGCGATCCTCAAACGCATGGGCCCCAGGGCCGACCCGGCTACCGATGCGGCATTGTTCCAGCTCGACACCCTGCGCATGCAGATCACCTATCGCGGTCAGCCACTCACGCTGACCCGCCACGAATTCCGCCTGCTGCAATCCCTGCTGGAGCAGCCGCAGCGGGTGTTCAGCCGAGAACAGCTGCTTGATGCCCTGGGGGTGGCCTCCGATGCCGGGTACGAGCGCACC belongs to Pseudomonas putida NBRC 14164 and includes:
- a CDS encoding RHS repeat-associated core domain-containing protein; translated protein: MSVAMFTYCPYGQSNNYTNQNAVLGFNGERYDLAARAYALGQGYRSYSPVLMRFHAPDHLSPFEQGGLNAYAFCEGDPVNYQDPTGHMRGASIWLTPKKAFKRLISIFDRPAPPTVGVEVIPGTLTTPVTAIKKITRFSNLPLRINYTDEAELTRLDQFRYRAELIKYYERELMKNEPLLNKFADLRKKIEMRASNGIEIDVADEERFGILENTKQRFDQLRKEIRKTRSI
- a CDS encoding APC family permease, whose translation is MANQPSSTPAQLRRVLGLPALVFFGLVYMVPLTIFTTYGIVTELTGGRTAGAYLVTLVAMLFTAASYSFMVKRFPVAGSAYSYTNMAFGPNIGFLAGWSLLLDYLFLPMINYLLIGLFLNIAFPAVPAWAFVLACIALVTVLNVVGINSVAKTSNLIVGAQIVFIGVFVALSCQTLAGQPLDLLSPLLGDGSKPGFGHLMAGAAVLCLSFLGFDAVSTLAEECRDARRDVPRAIILTTLFAGLLFTLLAYVSQLVLPGSSFANADAAANEVMFKAGGQFLTNFFTAAYVAGSLGSALASQAAVSRILFTMGRDNVLPRRSFGYLSPRFGTPVFAILLVSAFSLLALVIDLATLASLISFGALVAFSAVNLAVVKTHLMDDASQRDAKGLLSYGVVPLVGLGLTLWLWTSLSALTLVIGLCWFALGLAYLAALTAGFRRPVRMVDFSEAG
- a CDS encoding acyltransferase, translating into MRRLLTGILTTTLLLLNTVVLICPLLVFALLKLVLPGRGRDYASWAVMWVAETWSEIDKAIFALCIPTEWDIRGVENLRKDTSYLAVSNHQTWVDIPALIESLNRRTPFFKFFLKKELIWVPLLGLAWWGLDYPFMKRYSKAFLEKHPELKGKDLEITKAACELFKRQPVTVVNYLEGTRFTETKRQEQQSPYRYLLKPKAGGVAFVLAALGEQLDALLDVTIVYPGNQAPGFWALLNGSISRVIIDIQVRELDPALWAGDYENDPEFRQTVQAWVNQLWAAKDQRIEELRGELG
- the rloA2 gene encoding retropepsin-like aspartic peptidase RloA2; this encodes MKSLFAMLSLLALPVMAAEPTIYGRYENIALPELGETLKAKMDTGAFTASLSAKDIELFNRDGDEWVRFRLATKDSDGKVYEHKVSRISKIKGRADEEEEGDAPEISKRPVVDLELCLGDVKRTVEVNLVDRSSFNYPLLVGSKALREFKAAVNPAKKFTAGKPDC
- a CDS encoding IS110 family transposase → MAMQVGKLIVGADVAKAELVIHHDDRDEIIKVKNTKPEIKKWLKQQPLNTAIAVEATNVYHLDLVELAHSLGFEVYVIDGFQLSNYRKSVGVRVKTDPTDARLLSRFLRNEGEDLRPWTPPPAVYGKLQSLLRRRAALVTARTAMTQSWANEALLKAAFTTFVKSIDRLDLLIQKKIKEVLREAGLHEQVARCQAVEGIGFLTATALVMAFMRGEFKSSDSYIAFLGMDLRVIDSGQKNGRRRLTKRGCSEIRRLLHNAAMSASRTATWKGLYEQHRNAGKATTQALVILARKLARVAFALMKNQDEYVTKGGKAPC
- the creB gene encoding two-component system response regulator CreB — protein: MPHILIVEDEAAIADTLVYALQADGHSTEWVTLGGAALDQQRQRPADLIILDIGLPDISGFETCRQLRRFSDVPVMFLSARDGEIDRVVGLEIGADDYVVKPFSPREVAARVRAILKRMGPRADPATDAALFQLDTLRMQITYRGQPLTLTRHEFRLLQSLLEQPQRVFSREQLLDALGVASDAGYERTIDSHIKSLRAKLRQVAGDAEPIQTHRGLGYSYSPDHA